Proteins found in one Gigantopelta aegis isolate Gae_Host chromosome 12, Gae_host_genome, whole genome shotgun sequence genomic segment:
- the LOC121386813 gene encoding uncharacterized protein LOC121386813 produces the protein MTLTLTCSTGEYYRSPVLYVHIAKASSKLVERMLQFSETKVNEKVEERATVTWSDDLASMLGLWLRIALTGVTIGDSGQYTCRIIYLKEEIDTLALQGTKNFTVGHLMEKSYENPSYCIPV, from the exons ATGACGCTGACATTGACATGCAGTACTGGAGAATATTACAGGTCTCCAGTACTGTATGTACACATTGCGAAAGCATCGTCAAAATTGGTTGAAAGAATGTTACAATTTTCTGAAACGAAAGTGAATGAGAAAGTTGAAGAGAGAGCCACAGTGACGTGGAGTGATGATCTTGCCAGCATGTTAGGACTATGGTTACGGATTGCGTTGACGGGTGTAACGATCGGAGACTCGGGACAATATACATGTCGCATTATTTACCTTAAGGAGGAGATCGACACACTTGCACTACAAGGCACCAAGAATTTCACTGTAG GACATTTGATGGAGAAAAGCTATGAAAATCCTTCATATTGCATTCCTGTTTGA